TTTCtcctgacctttttttttctttcatggtactggggtttaaattcaaggccttgtgtgtgtttgttaggcagatgctgtaccacttgatccatgcccccagtccttttttgcttgagttatttttcaggtagggtcttgcatttttccctGGGACCATCCTTgggttgtgatcctcctacctatgcctcctgagtagctgggatcacaggcgtgtgccatcatgcctgacaTTGGTTAGGATGGGACTCTGTGTAGTTTGTATATGAGTGACCTGAATATACTTTAGCTCTGTGTTTTGATTTGACCCAAAGAAGCACCAATACATCTCAAGTCTTTGTTTTAGAAACTTAAAGTCTGTGCAATGAAATATAACCTGAAGGGATGTGAGGACAACATGGGGTAGTTTGGTTGGAGTGTAACAATTAAGTTAGATaactgtattttctcattttcagatatttGGGTTGCCATAAAAGGaatttttgatgttattttaattttctgtaccaaataaatgtatatataaaggaaaagaaaaggtgggactcttgctaagtttttgctcAGGTTGACCTCTAATTCCcctcctcttgatctctgcctcctgagtagctgggattacaggcatgagccactgtgcctagctttatttatttatatatgtatttattcgttggtggcactgtggtttgaactcagggccgtgtgcttgctaggcaggcactgtaccacttaagacATTCCCCCAGCTCCTCTGACCTCTGACCCTGCTCCTGTGCTGGCCCTTGATTATCTtgtctccttccccctccttctctgGTGCAGGTGGACAAGGCAAGCGTCCGGCATGGTGGGGAGAATGTGGCTGCTGTGCTTAAGGCCCATGGTGTGCGGTTTGTCTTCACACTGGTCGGTGGGCACATTTCCCCACTGTTGGTGGCCTGTGAGAAACTGGGTATCCGTGTGGTGGACACACGGCACGAGGTCACAGCTGTTTTTGCTGCAGATGCTGTGGCCCGCCTGACAGGTGAGGGGATATGGAGCGCTTTGACTGCTGGTGGGACAGTGGCATAGGGACTCTGTGAGAAGCAGGTGTTTTCTGGGCTTAGGAGGATGGCCAGGACTGTGGGAATGGCCGTGATGTGTCCCTGTTTCAGGAACGGTGGGTGTGGCAGCAGTGACTGCAGGACCTGGCCTCACCAACACGGTGACTGCAGTGAAGAATGCTCAGGTGGCGCAGTCCCCGCTTCTGCTCCTGGGAGGGGCTGCCAGCACCCTGCTGCAGGTGTGTAGTTCTTGTGGGGGTGGGTACCGCGGGCCCCAGGGAGACTCCAAGGGCTCACATGATAACTGCCCTACCCCATCTCTGCCAGAAACGGGGTGCGCTCCAGGCCATGGATCACATGTCCTTATTCCGGCCGCTCTGCAAGTTCTGTGCATCTGTGCGGAGGGTGCGGGACATTGTACCCACCCTGAGAGCTGCAATGGCTGCCGCGCAGTCAGGCACCCCAGGTACGAGGGGCAGGTGCTGGGCACTGATCAGGCACTGGGGCCCAGATGCTGGGGAAGGTGCCATAGGCTCGGCATCCTCCCTGTCCCTTCAGGCCCAGTGTTTGTGGAGCTGCCTCTTGATGTGCAGTATCCCTACTTCATGGTTGAGAAGGAGATGTTGCCAGTCAACTTGCCCAGGGGCCTTGTGGGCAGAGTGGTCTTCTGGTGAGTAGCCTTCCTGCAGCCCTTGCCCTGTCCTGCACGGATCCCTCTGTTTACCCATTGATTTGCACGTGGACTGCGGACAGCATCCCAGGAGGAATAggatgtgcaaaggtcctgaggcaggagggaACTTAGTGGGTTGGGGAAGCAAGGTGTGGCCTTTGTGGAAGTAGGTGAGCAGAGGGGAGGAGGTAAGGACTGAGCTCAGAGCAGCCCTCATCTTCCCCTCCCATCTGTTCTCTTCCTGCTTcccttctcctctttttcctcttctttctccttttctgcttTTCCCTCTGTCCCTTTCCTTTGCCTGTCCTTGCCCCTCCTCTTCCACACATTTAGAGAGCCCAAGCTATGTGCCAGATACCAGGATAGGCATAGGGTGACAGAACATTCAGGTCCCTCCCTGTGCTCTGGTGTGTGAGAAGTGCTTTGTTCTGTGGTCTTTCTGTTAATGCTTGGCCCCCAGCCTCCTGTCACCCTGTACACTTCTCCCCTTATTCCCTCCCTCGCTGTGCCTTGCAAGGCTggctcttctcttctttccctttaaaCTGGGTTCCTCACTGTTCTGCCCTCTGCAACCTTGACTCCTTAACAGACAAAGCGTGCTTCTGGCTTTGAGCTCTGACTGCTTCCTGCCAACACCCATGTGTCTGCCTTTAGCTGGATTGAGTGTGCCTTGAGGGCAAGGCCTGGccagaatttctttttgtgtctccAGGGCCCCAACATGGGGCCTTAAAAAATTTGGAGTCCTGGAGCTCAGTGACAAAGACACAGAGCGGCACTGTATGAAGTAAGAGCAGATGACATGGACTTATCCATGTTGCTGAGTGTTTCGTGAggtgcctttttctttttgtttgttttgcagtgctggggatggaacccagggcctcatgcatgttaggcaagagctctagcACAAGCTGTACCCCCAGCCTGCAAAGTGCACTTGTAACCTAAGTGGgtagttgatggacacttgggatGGAGGGgctgtattttacatttttcagagGAGGACACTGAGGAAGATGAAGCCCAATATCTCTCAGCTAGATGTGGCAGAACTGGGACCTGAGTTCATGTGTGGAGGTCCTGACCCACAGCCTTGGCCCTCCATTCGGGCACTGATGCTAGTGTTCTGGGGTGACCAGCTCCTTTACTTACTTCTTGTTGTCCTCTGCTGGCAAAATCCCCTAATTAATCCTGGTAACTTGGTTCCTTCTTGTCTTCCTCACAGGTACTTACAGAATTGCCTGACCAACCTCTTTGCTGGGGCTTGGGAGCCTCAGCCTGAGGGACCTCTGCCTGTGAACATACCCCGGGCATCCCCCCAGCAGGTGAATTGCCTCTTTTGTACAGCCCAGGACCCTCCCCCAGGACCCTGGCAGTGCTCTGCCAACTCTCTTCCTGAGCCAGAGTTGGGGCCTCAATCTTGGGGACTCAGGAATGGCCCTTTGAGCCCTACCTCTCACCCCAGGTTCAGCGCTGTGTAGAGATCCTGAGCCGGGCCAAGAGGCCCTTGATGGTGCTGGGCAGCCAGGCCTTGCTGCCCCCGACACCCGCTGACAAGTTTCGGTGAGAACCTCAACCCTGCCCTTAGGATGGCATCACCTGATGCACCCAGTCCCTGGTGTTCTAGTTCTCTGTGGGGAGGGGGAAAGCCTTGGCCAAGCTGATCTCTGCTCTGTCTGGACCTCCAGGACTGCTGTGGAGGCCCTAGGAGTCCCCTGCTTTCTGGGGGGGATGGCACGGGGGCTGCTGGGCCGCAACCACCCCCTCCACATCCGGCAGAACCGTGGCGCTGCCCTGAAGAAAGCAGATGTTGTCATCCTGGCAGGTGGGTCTCagcctcctttctccttccctctagACACCCCTCtcgtcccaccccaccccagggaCCCCGTCCCTCATCATTGTGCCACACCATCATGATCATCcaccttccttcctctgcctcccccttcccctttaAGGCTGTTGAACAAGCCTGAATCTGAACTTCAGTGAATGCCATGAGGCTGCACTTGTGTGCTCTGACCTGGTGGCCTCAAGGATGTATGCCTAGTGGACCCGTGCTGCGTTTTACACATTTTTACCTAGAGAACTTTGAATTTCACCAGACGTTTAATATGCATAGCCATTAGCTCTTGCCATATATAGCTGTGCACAGTTTAACAGGGtacatttttgaattttattttattttattatattattgtattgggggtacactgtgacatttacagaagttcttaacaatatatcatagttcagttcacctccttcatcattctcctttattacccCCTCCTCcgaattcctggaatagtttcaacatgtctcattttttccatttacatacatgtgtatataatgttTCCACAATATTCGTCTTTCTacaacctttccttatatcctccccccctcCCATGGGTACcaaccccaagacaggacctattttgccttcctgttctctattaaTGAAAAAagaccattttgtttgtttaagatatctacatggggtgtttccttgtgatattcctatgtatacatgtattataacctcaattggtttatcccctctatttcagcaggtttaaacgttctacatttatttgtatagaaaatacatcaatcatGTTCATCTTCTTGAGTTCCTTTTTTTACCCTCTCTGTCCCCTTAGTGACCTCCCCGTAGCATGatcaaatataagcaatattataacAGTATACATTGAGCAATGCATCACCAGGCAAGTTTGTGCTCATGTGGACATATGGACATCACTAATGTACTTTACACACATCAAGGGGCCACGATGTCACTAGATGATGTCATCTTATGAACCACAGTCATGAGACCACATTGCCAAATATGACATTGCTCAAAATGTCATTATATGGTACAGGACTCACCCTCAATGGCTTACAATGCATTTATTGTCGCTCAAGACCTACTGGCAGGTTTGGTGGTCATTTTTGTGGGTTTGGCCAGGCTGATCCAGTGGGGAGCTCGCTCGTCTATTTGAGGGTTGGTGGGCTGGCTCTGTGGCTAGTCTAGGATGGTCTCAGCTGGGATAACTGAGGCCCTATCATGTCTCCATTGCCCCCTGTTTCTCATCCTTCAGCAGGCTAGCCTGGGGCGGGTCACTTGGAGGAAGATGAGAAATGTATCCTACCCTTCTTCCctacctccctctttcctcccttcctccattctccttctctttccttcctcttcctttcagttctcttgcttttcctttccttcatttctcctttttcctttccctttcctttgtgctgaggctggaacccagggcctcaagcatgctaggcaaacattcttaCTACTGAGCCCCTCTTAAAACCTGGTCCAGGAATGGCATGCCATTGCTTCTGCAGCTcacaaggccagcccagagctGCAAGGTCACTGCAGATGGTACAGGTGCAGAGAGAGGTGATGCACAGGGACATTGTATAGTCTGTGTACCATCATGGATCAAAAGTGAGACAGTAGGCGTTGCTCCAAACACTGGCCCTCCACCCACTGATGCCCTGTGTCTTGCTTCAGGAGCCGTGTGTGACTTCCGCCTGTCTTATGGCCGTGTCCTCAACCGCAAAAGTAAGATCATCATCGTCAATCGCGACCGGGACGAAATGTTACTCAACTCAGATGTCTTCTGGAAGCCCCAGGAGGCTGTGCAGGGTAAGCCCTCTGATATTCCTACCGCATGGTCCCCTCTCCTCCTGGCCTCTGCTGCACCTGGCTGGGTGAGGCCTGCACCCTGCCCCAGGGAACAGCCAGTTTAAGACGTTTGGCTCTCAGATTAATGGGTGCTTCTGTAGGGACAAATGGTGAGGTGGGGCAGAGGGCCTTGGAAATAAATGTGCCTGTGATCATGCTCCTGGGTAGTTGCCTCTTGTCCTTGGGCCAAAGAGCTCACTCCTTAGCCCCTGAGCCTCTCTGTCATCTTGTCCCTCTGATTTCAGTCCCCTTTCTGTgccctgctttttgttttggcagtagtggagtttgaactcagcgaCTTGAGCTTACTAGGTAGGctctctgccactggagccatgccccagctctttttgctttagattttttttttttttttggtgagactggggtttgaactcaggcttcaaaCTTGAAAAGCAGGCGCTTTATCccctgaaccacacctctagtccattttgctctggtaatattagagatggggtcttgcaaactgttttcctggtctgccctggaaccgtgatcctccagatctcagtctctcaagtagctaggattataggtatgagccactgtgcccagctgctttatttattttttaggtagggtctcatgtttttgcttcaGTGAGCCTAGACCTACctatacttcccatgtagctgggatcgtAGGTACATCCCACTAAACCTGTCTTATTGATTGAAAaggggtcttactttttgccttaGTCCCAGATGACTTGGactgcaatactcctgatctttgcctctggtgtagctgggattacattcgTGAGCCACTGCACTCGACCTCTTTGCCTATCATTTAAGGACATTTACTCTCCCCTGTAGCATAGGTGATGGGGTGCTCTTGGGTTAAGCAAAGAAGTGGCACTGTTGCATGTGTTTGGCAAGGTCCACCCCAGCAGCTGGTGGGCTAGAAGAGGTGCAGGCAGAGGCAAAAGGAGGAGCTGTTAAAAAGGGCTAGGACAGCCAGGCCAACTTggtgagactcttatctcaaaataaaaataacaattaaaaaaaggactgggaatgtggctcagtggtagagcacttacctagtataCACAAGATacacatggccctgggttcagtttctagtaccaaaaaaaaaaaaaaaagccaagacagAAAGGACACAGCCATAGCCTGGAGTGGGGACAGATTAAGTGAGGAATTCAATCTCTCCCAGCCTGCGTTCAATCATTTCTTAAATGGGGATAGTGAAAAACCCATCATGGTATTGTGATTTGTTCAATATGAGCCCCTTCTGTCTATGTTGAGAACCTGCTTGGTTGGTGGAGCTGTTCTCATTTATGCTTTAGAGGCAGAATTGTCAGGACCTCGTGAACTGAGGTGTGAGAGGCAGGGAGGTGGTGAGGCCGGCTTGGGTTTGTAATGTGCTCCCTAAACCTCATTTCTCTGGCCTTGCCCATCTTGTCTGGGTGGCCTCACCTGGTTCTCACAGGTCTGGGGTGTGTTTCACCTGCTTTGCCCTAGGAGTGCCCATGGCTTGCTTCTACCCTTCCTGCTTGGTTACTGCTCTTGGCTTCCTCCTGTTTTCCATCCTCTAGTACTGGGAGGGCAGGAGGAAGCCACTGCCCTGCAGCTgtgccttcttccttctttagGAGATGTGGGCTTCTTCATGCTGAAGCTGGTGGAAGGCCTTCAGGGCCATACGTGGGCCCCAGACTGGGCAGAGGAGCTGCGGGAGGCCGACCGGCAGAAGGAGCAGACCTATCGGTGGGCCTGTGTGGAGTGGACATGGGAGGGGGCATTCCCAGCAGGCATTGCTGTCCTGTTGACTTCTTTTGTCCCTGTTGCAGGGAGAAGGCAGCGATGCCTGTAGCCCAACATTTGAACCCGGTGCGGGTTTTGCAGCTGGTGGAGGAAACTCTGCCTGACAACTCGTTTCTTGTGGTTGATGGTGGGGATTTTGTGGCCACTGCTGCCTACCTGGTACAGCCCCGTGGTCCCCTGCGCTGGCTCGATCCTGGTAAGGAAA
The sequence above is drawn from the Castor canadensis chromosome 14, mCasCan1.hap1v2, whole genome shotgun sequence genome and encodes:
- the Ilvbl gene encoding 2-hydroxyacyl-CoA lyase 2, with translation METPAAAPAEGFFPSFLLLACGTLVAALLGAAHRLGLFYQLMHKVDKASVRHGGENVAAVLKAHGVRFVFTLVGGHISPLLVACEKLGIRVVDTRHEVTAVFAADAVARLTGTVGVAAVTAGPGLTNTVTAVKNAQVAQSPLLLLGGAASTLLQKRGALQAMDHMSLFRPLCKFCASVRRVRDIVPTLRAAMAAAQSGTPGPVFVELPLDVQYPYFMVEKEMLPVNLPRGLVGRVVFWYLQNCLTNLFAGAWEPQPEGPLPVNIPRASPQQVQRCVEILSRAKRPLMVLGSQALLPPTPADKFRTAVEALGVPCFLGGMARGLLGRNHPLHIRQNRGAALKKADVVILAGAVCDFRLSYGRVLNRKSKIIIVNRDRDEMLLNSDVFWKPQEAVQGDVGFFMLKLVEGLQGHTWAPDWAEELREADRQKEQTYREKAAMPVAQHLNPVRVLQLVEETLPDNSFLVVDGGDFVATAAYLVQPRGPLRWLDPGAFGTLGVGAGFALGAKLCQPDAEVWCLFGDGAFGYSLIEFDTFVRHKIPVIALIGNDAGWTQISREQVPRLGSNVACDLAYTDYHKAAIGLGARGLLLSRENEDQIVKVLQDGQQQCRDGHPVVVNILIGRTDFREGAISV